From one Triticum aestivum cultivar Chinese Spring chromosome 4B, IWGSC CS RefSeq v2.1, whole genome shotgun sequence genomic stretch:
- the LOC123094388 gene encoding UDP-glycosyltransferase 73C7, which translates to MPAPLHLVFVPFLARSHFAPLAAAAAAACGDGATGATILTTPHFAALAPPSVPVRAAPFSFPGGHEDFSLLPDEASAPAFFFAAEATLAPALAEAVRAHAGAVAVVSDAVLHWAPRVARECGVPHVTFHTIGAFAAASMVAVHLHRPDVIEDPVALPGGFPVPVKLRRAHVNEEALAHLPIFRAAEAGSNAVAFNSFSALEADFAEYYRSADGSPKKVFLVGPRRAARSDVTVTGAAERDSILQWLDGQAAGSVVYACFGSTCGLSADQLKELGAGLRASGKPFLWVIPAATEGTKQHDERASGHGMVVAGRWAPQAEILAHRAVGGFVSHCGWNSVLDAVCAGVPLATWPLRAEQFLNEALLVDVLRVGVRVREVGSKADVEAVVPADKVASAVGKLMDGGADEAAARRVRVRELGVAGRAAVAEGGSSCSDWARLVDELKALHGHGNDALTDK; encoded by the coding sequence ATGCCGGCGCCCCTGCACCTCGTTTTCGTGCCCTTCCTCGCGCGCAGTCACTTCGCTCCGCTGGCGGCCGCCGCGGCGGCCGCTTGCGGCGATGGCGCCACCGGCGCCACCATCCTCACCACGCCGCACTTCGCGGCCCTCGCGCCTCCCTCCGTGCCGGTCCGCGCCGCGCCGTTCAGCTTCCCCGGAGGGCACGAGGACTTCTCCCTGCTCCCGGACGAAGCCTCCGCGCCGGCGTTCTTCTTCGCCGCGGAGGCCACCCTGGCGCCAGCGCTCGCGGAGGCCGTACGCGCCCACGCAGGCGCCGTGGCCGTCGTGTCGGACGCCGTGCTCCACTGGGCGCCCCGCGTCGCCCGCGAGTGCGGCGTCCCGCACGTCACGTTCCACACCATCGgcgccttcgcggcggcctccaTGGTCGCCGTCCATCTCCACCGCCCCGACGTCATAGAGGACCCCGTCGCTCTCCCTGGCGGCTTCCCGGTCCCCGTGAAGCTCCGCAGGGCCCATGTCAACGAGGAGGCTCTGGCGCACCTCCCCATCTTCCGCGCGGCCGAGGCTGGGAGCAACGCCGTCGCCTTCAACAGCTTCTCAGCGCTGGAGGCTGATTTTGCTGAATACTACCGGAGCGCGGATGGCTCTCCCAAGAAGGTGTTCCTCGTCGGCCCCAGGCGCGCCGCCCGCAGTGACGTCACCGTCACCGGCGCCGCAGAGCGCGACTCCATCCTGCAGTGGCTCGACGGCCAGGCAGCCGGGTCGGTGGTGTACGCCTGCTTCGGCAGCACGTGCGGTCTGAGCGCGGACCAGCTCAAGGAGCTGGGCGCCGGGCTGCGCGCATCCGGCAAGCCGTTCCTCTGGGTGATCCCGGCGGCGACGGAGGGCACGAAGCAGCACGACGAGCGCGCGTCCGGCCACGGCATGGTGGTGGCCGGGCGATGGGCGCCGCAGGCGGAGATCCTGGCGCACCGAGCGGTAGGCGGCTTCGTGAGCCACTGCGGCTGGAACTCGGTGCTGGACGCCGTGTGCGCCGGCGTGCCCCTCGCGACGTGGCCGCTCCGCGCCGAGCAGTTCCTGAACGAGGCGCTCCTGGTGGACGTGCTCCGCGTGGGCGTGCGGGTGCGGGAGGTGGGCAGCAAGGCGGACGTGGAGGCGGTGGTGCCGGCCGACAAGGTGGCCAGCGCGGTGGGGAAGCTGATGGACGGCGGTGCGGATGAAGCCGCGGCTAGGAGGGTGAGGGTGAGGGAGCTCGGCGTCGCGGGTCGCGCTGCGGTGGCGGAAGGAGGGTCATCGTGCAGTGACTGGGCACGGCTTGTAGATGAGCTCAAGGCGTTACACGGCCACGGCAACGATGCACTAACTGACAAGTGA